The window ACATTTCCAAACGGATAATTATTACGAAAACCGTTAACTCTTCCGTCTGTAGGAATTACGTGATGAATATCTCCGCGCATTGGGTTTTTTGAGTCAAAAAAGCCTTGAGGGAAAAGATGTTCTCTATTATAACAATCACTTTCAATAGAATAGCTACCACAAGCTTGTCCAGGAGCACTACCTCCATTGGTGTCATGTGCAAAGTTATAAGGATCTGTTGCAACTGGATTTTCAGAATACATATCTAGTACCGAATTATCGTTTTCGTAATAAGAATCGGTATCGGATGTTTGATAAGCAACATACAAATCATTAGTGTATCCATGATCTACATGACCATTAGTAATAATAATTTTTAATTGTGTTTTTAAAGTATAGCCAGTTCCAGTTGCGTCATCATAATAACCAGAAGGTATCTGAGCCGAAACTGTAATAGTTACTAATAGTAATAATAGGGAGTAAAATTGTTTCATTCTATAATTTATTTTTTCTTTTCTAATAATGCCATGTAGAATCCGTCAAAACCAGATTCATGCGATAATATTTTTTTCTCTTTAATAAAGGTAAAGTCTTTACCAGAATCTGATTCTAAAAATGTTTTCACTTGATCTTGATTTTCTGAAGGTAGTATAGAACATGTTGCATATACAATTTGTCCTCCAGGTTTCACCATTCTAGAATACGAGCTTAAAATTTCAGCTTGTGTTTTCTTTATTTTATCTAAAAACTCCGGTTGTAGTTTCCATTTTGCATCTGGATTTCTTCGTAAAACACCTAAACCAGAACAAGGCGCATCAATTAAAACTCTATCTGCTTTGTCATATAGTTTTTTAATTGGTTTTGTAGAATCGATTACACGGAACTCGATATTATGCGCTCCTGCACGTTTTGCTCTACGTTTTAGTTCTTTTAATTTATTTTCATAAATATCCATTGCAATGATTTGCCCTTTATTTTCCATAAGAGCAGCAAGGTGTAATGTTTTTCCACCTGCACCTGCGCAAGTATCTACAACTTTCATTCCAGGTTGTACATCTAAAAATTCAGCAACTTTTTGAGAAGAACCATCTTGTACTTCGAAAAAACCTTTTTGAAAAGCTTCTGTTGTAAAAACATTTGCTCTTTCTGTAAGTTTTAATGCGTCTGGATGATTTTTTACAATTTCGGTTTCTATATCTAAGTCAAAAAGTTCTGCTTGTAGCTTTTCTTTAGTTGTTTTTAGCGTATTCACACGTAAAACAACGTCTGCTTGCTGGTTTAAAGCCGATATTTCTTTAGTCCAAACATTTTCACCTAACTCTTTAGCAGCTATTTCATCCATCCAATCTGGTACAGATGCGCCAATTTTTCTTATGTTAGAAAGTTCATCATAACGACCTTTAATTTTTCTAGTAGGTGTATTTTCAAAATATTTCCAATCCGGAAGTTTTATTCCTTTTAAGGTTGCCCAAACGGCAATTAAGCGCCAAACATCATCACGAGAAAACGGTTCTTTTACTTCTGCAATTTCAGCGTATAGTCGTTTCCAACGTACAACGTCGTAAGTAGTTTCTGCAACAAAACCTCTGTCGCGACTTCCCCAACGTTTATCACGTTTTAATAATTGTTGTACTACCTTATCTGCATACTTGCCTTCGTTAAAGATTAGTAATAAACCATCCACTGTAGCAAAACATAAATTTCTGTGTAATCTCATATATTCGTATTCGTTGTTCAAAAACAGAAATAAGTATTTATTCCGATTGAACTTTTTAAAAGTTTGAAACGTGCAAAGGTATGATTTTAGAAATTATTATAATTATTTCTTGATCATTAATAGGTGTTAATTTTTACTTGTATTCTTTGTGATTGAAATTTTATGAAAATATTTTAGAAAGTTGCACAAGTTTTTTTACAATTAAGCATCTAAAGGAGAGTAACTAAAATATACAAAAATGAAACAACTAATTACTCTGACGTTATTTTTATTAATTTTTATAAAATCGTATGCACAAGAATTATATGATATAAATACCATTCAAACTATAGAAATAGAATTTGCAGAAAGCAATTGGGACGCATTATTGGATGCAGAAAAAGCAGGAGATAATAATTATACAGAGGCAACATCTGTTACTATTAATGGAACTGTTTTTAATCAAGTAGGTGTAAAATATAAAGGAAATAGCTCGTATAGTGTAAATCAAACTAAAAATCCATTCCATATAGAATTAGATACGTATGTGGATCAAGATTACCAAGGTTATAAAGATATAAAATTAGCAAATGTAATGTTCGATCCTTCTTTTGTTAGAGAAACGATTGCTTATAATATTGTGAATCAATACATGGATGCACCACAAGCGAACTATGCAAATGTGTATGTAAACGGAACTTTAATTGGCTTATATACCAATACAGAAGCGATTACTAAAACATTTATTAATAAGCATTTTTACTCTAAGGATAATGCCTTTTTTAGTTGCAGTCCTCCAGATGGAGCAGGACCACAGTCTAATGATTACCCAAGTTTAGAATATCTAGGAACTAATAGTACTAGTTATGAGGATGCTTATGAAATTAAATCGGATGATGATACAGACCCAACAATTGCTGTAGCACATTGGGACGATTTAATAGAATTAACTAATATTTTGAATAATGATATTACAAATATTGAAAATGTTATTGATGTAGATATGGCTATCTGGATGCTTGCGCTAGACAATGTATTGGTTAATTTAGATAGTTATATCGGTCAGTTTAAACAAAACTATTATTTATATAAAGATGATAATGAACAATTTAATTCTGTGATGTGGGATTTAAATATGTCTTTCGGTGTTTTTAGTATGACAGGAGAAAGTAGTAGTGGGCCAGGCGGACCAGGAGGGCCAGGTGGACCAGGAGGAGGATTAAATTCTACTACCGATAAAGCAGAACTTGATCATTTATTACATGATGACGATGCTACTTTTCCATTGTTTTCTAAACTAATGGAAGTGCCTAAATACAAGAAAATGTACTTAGCACATTATAAAACTATTTTAACAGAAAATATAAGTAATTCCAACTACTTAACATTAGCAAACGATTATCAAGCACTTATATCTAGTGCAGTAACAGCAGATACGAATAAGTTTTACACGGATGCACAATTTACTGGTAATATAAATACAGATTATAATGTTGGTGGAAACACAGCTCCCGGATTAACAAATTTAATGGCTTCAAGAAGCACCTATTTATTATCGCAAACAGACTTTACTAATTCACAACCTGTTATTAGTAATGTGACTCCATCTGAAACAACACCGCTAATTGGAGATGTGATTGCTATAACTGCTAATGTTACGGATGTAAATGATGTATATATTGGATATAGAACAGACGAAACGCTTCCATTTACAAAAACGTTAATGAATGCTGAAGGAGGAGATGTTTATAGTGCAGATGTTAGTGTGGATACCGATTATATGCAATATTATATCTATGCAGAGAATGCGAATATTGGTGCATTTTCTCCTGCAAGAGCAGAATACGAATTTTATACTATTGAAGCAACATACCTAACATTAACACCTGGAGATCTTGTGATTAATGAACTTATGGCATCTAATGAAACTACGGTTACAGATCAAGATGGAGAATATGATGATTGGTTAGAGTTGTATAATAATAGTGATCAAACATTGAGTTTAGATAATTTATATTTATCTGATGATGCTGATGATTTACTAGTTTGGCCATTTCCTTCTGGATTAACTATAGCGCCAGATAGTTACTTAATTGTTTGGTGTGATAAAGATGACGATCAAGATGGTTTACATGCAGATGTAAAGTTTTCATCAGGAGGTGAAAGTGCCATATTATCGTATGCTAATGGAACCATAATAGAAAATATCACTTTTGGAGCACAAACGGATGATATGGGTTATGCAAGAGTACCAAACGGAACAGGTGACTTTGCAATTCAGTTACCAACGTATGCCGCTAATAATGAATCCCTTTCTATAGACGAAGTAGATTTTAGCAATCATTTAAAATATTACCCAAATCCTACAAGTAACGTGGTAACTATAGCTAATAGTTCTTATTCCATTGAATCGATTAAGGTTTATAATATACAAGGACAGTTGTTACTAGATAACAAGCTAACGAATACGAATAACATTGTTATTGATTTCTCAGATTTTTCAAAAGGATTGTATATGGTGCATATTAATGATAGTACCGTTTTAAAAATTATACGTAATTAGAAATGGTTTAAAATCCTAATACCTAAAGGATTTGATTAGTTTTGATTAATAGCAGGAGAGGCTTTATGATTATGTCATAAAGCTTTTCTATTTTTATAAAAATTTAAAATTTATGAAAAATAGTATTTTTCTAATAGTTGTTCTTTGTTTTTTGTTTTCCTGCGGAAAGAAAGAAACACCATTTAAAGTCAGAGATTATAAAACAGTGGATATCGAAACCTTGTTGCAAGACTCTTTGTTGAATGTTAGAGCTTTGGAAGTTTATGAAAATAACTTGGCATATTTTGCAACGTCTACAGGTAAAGTAGGAGTAATTACGGAAGATGAAGATGGTAAAGTTGGTGTTTTAGATTATAAATACTTAATTCAGTTACAACAAGATACAATTACACCTAATTTTAGATCTTTAGCAGGAACAAAGGATAATGGCTTTGCTTTAAGTATTGGTTCTCCAGCTTTGTTATTTAAAATGGGAGGAGAAGAAGATGAAGTAGTCTACCAAGAAAACCACGAAAAAGCATTTTATGATGCAATGGATTTCTGGAATGATCAAGAAGGAATTGCTATTGGAGATCCTACAGACGATTGTATGAGTATTATAATCACTCGTGATGGCGGAAATACTTGGAATAAATTATCCTGTGATATCTTACCAAAAGCAAAAGAAGGAGAAGCCGCTTTTGCAGCAAGCGATACTAATATTGCTATTGTAGGTGATAAAACTTGGATAGCAACAGGAGGAAAGGCAAGCAGAATTTTATTCTCGCCAGATAAAGGAAAAACGTGGGAGGTTTTTGAAACTCCAATCGTGCAAGGTCTAGAAACCACAGGAATATATTCTGTAGCTTTCTACGATGCGCTTAATGGTTTTGCTATTGGTGGTGATTATACCAAAGCTGCAGATAGTTCAGCAAATAAAATTCGCACGCAAGATGGTGGAAAAACGTGGCAATTGGTTGCACAAAACCAAAGTCCGGGGTACAGAAGCTGTGTACAATATGTACCTAATAGTAATGCGAAAGGTTTAGTTGTAATAGGTTTTAAAGGAATAGATTATAGTAGTGATGCAGGAAATACTTGGAAACATTTAAGCGACGAAGGTTTTTATACAATTCGATTTGTAAATGACAGTACAGCTTTTGCTGCAGGAAATAAAAGAATCAGTAAATTGACTTTTAGAGAATAATCTAGGAATAAAAAAAAGCAGCTAATCTTTTACAATGGGCTGCTTTTTAACTTCTAGGGATTATAATTAATTTTTATATTCTTGTTTTTCTCCTT is drawn from Lacinutrix sp. WUR7 and contains these coding sequences:
- a CDS encoding RsmB/NOP family class I SAM-dependent RNA methyltransferase, producing MRLHRNLCFATVDGLLLIFNEGKYADKVVQQLLKRDKRWGSRDRGFVAETTYDVVRWKRLYAEIAEVKEPFSRDDVWRLIAVWATLKGIKLPDWKYFENTPTRKIKGRYDELSNIRKIGASVPDWMDEIAAKELGENVWTKEISALNQQADVVLRVNTLKTTKEKLQAELFDLDIETEIVKNHPDALKLTERANVFTTEAFQKGFFEVQDGSSQKVAEFLDVQPGMKVVDTCAGAGGKTLHLAALMENKGQIIAMDIYENKLKELKRRAKRAGAHNIEFRVIDSTKPIKKLYDKADRVLIDAPCSGLGVLRRNPDAKWKLQPEFLDKIKKTQAEILSSYSRMVKPGGQIVYATCSILPSENQDQVKTFLESDSGKDFTFIKEKKILSHESGFDGFYMALLEKKK
- a CDS encoding CotH kinase family protein; translated protein: MKQLITLTLFLLIFIKSYAQELYDINTIQTIEIEFAESNWDALLDAEKAGDNNYTEATSVTINGTVFNQVGVKYKGNSSYSVNQTKNPFHIELDTYVDQDYQGYKDIKLANVMFDPSFVRETIAYNIVNQYMDAPQANYANVYVNGTLIGLYTNTEAITKTFINKHFYSKDNAFFSCSPPDGAGPQSNDYPSLEYLGTNSTSYEDAYEIKSDDDTDPTIAVAHWDDLIELTNILNNDITNIENVIDVDMAIWMLALDNVLVNLDSYIGQFKQNYYLYKDDNEQFNSVMWDLNMSFGVFSMTGESSSGPGGPGGPGGPGGGLNSTTDKAELDHLLHDDDATFPLFSKLMEVPKYKKMYLAHYKTILTENISNSNYLTLANDYQALISSAVTADTNKFYTDAQFTGNINTDYNVGGNTAPGLTNLMASRSTYLLSQTDFTNSQPVISNVTPSETTPLIGDVIAITANVTDVNDVYIGYRTDETLPFTKTLMNAEGGDVYSADVSVDTDYMQYYIYAENANIGAFSPARAEYEFYTIEATYLTLTPGDLVINELMASNETTVTDQDGEYDDWLELYNNSDQTLSLDNLYLSDDADDLLVWPFPSGLTIAPDSYLIVWCDKDDDQDGLHADVKFSSGGESAILSYANGTIIENITFGAQTDDMGYARVPNGTGDFAIQLPTYAANNESLSIDEVDFSNHLKYYPNPTSNVVTIANSSYSIESIKVYNIQGQLLLDNKLTNTNNIVIDFSDFSKGLYMVHINDSTVLKIIRN
- a CDS encoding oxidoreductase, yielding MKNSIFLIVVLCFLFSCGKKETPFKVRDYKTVDIETLLQDSLLNVRALEVYENNLAYFATSTGKVGVITEDEDGKVGVLDYKYLIQLQQDTITPNFRSLAGTKDNGFALSIGSPALLFKMGGEEDEVVYQENHEKAFYDAMDFWNDQEGIAIGDPTDDCMSIIITRDGGNTWNKLSCDILPKAKEGEAAFAASDTNIAIVGDKTWIATGGKASRILFSPDKGKTWEVFETPIVQGLETTGIYSVAFYDALNGFAIGGDYTKAADSSANKIRTQDGGKTWQLVAQNQSPGYRSCVQYVPNSNAKGLVVIGFKGIDYSSDAGNTWKHLSDEGFYTIRFVNDSTAFAAGNKRISKLTFRE